One segment of Ignavibacteriales bacterium DNA contains the following:
- the ruvX gene encoding Holliday junction resolvase RuvX, which yields MSENTETRIMAIDFGLKRIGIALSDSLKMFAYAHKTILNNSTTFIELEKIIKEKGVSKIILGIPNEERQKKDSKTSVINDVKKFKDSLEKKYSLEVELWDETYTSVIAQQQILESVNKKVKRQNKDLLDMYSAAIILQEYLDSGKRNN from the coding sequence GTGTCTGAGAATACTGAAACCAGAATAATGGCAATTGATTTTGGATTAAAAAGAATTGGAATTGCACTTTCAGATTCGCTTAAAATGTTTGCATATGCACACAAGACAATCTTAAATAATTCAACAACTTTTATTGAGCTTGAAAAAATCATTAAAGAAAAAGGGGTCTCCAAGATCATTCTTGGTATTCCGAATGAGGAAAGACAAAAAAAAGATTCTAAAACATCTGTTATTAATGATGTTAAAAAGTTTAAGGATAGTTTAGAAAAAAAATATAGTCTAGAGGTAGAGCTGTGGGATGAAACTTATACATCTGTAATCGCACAGCAGCAAATTCTAGAATCTGTAAACAAAAAAGTAAAAAGACAGAATAAAGATTTACTGGATATGTATTCAGCAGCAATAATTTTACAGGAATATCTTGATTCCGGTAAGCGAAATAACTGA
- a CDS encoding PD40 domain-containing protein gives MKLLIALFIVVLSSNIFAQFTEFHPELDWFTIKGKHVEVHFHEGAERTAQVVLKIADEVWDPICSLYDYQPDIVHFVIKDIDDYSNGATYFFDNKIEIWTSALDFDLRGAHNWLRNVISHEFTHMVQIQSAMKLNRSVPALFLQILAYEDERRPDILYGFPNVVVSYPLATINVPAWFAEGTAQYMRKEFNYDNWDSHRDMILRSYALDNNMLSWNEMGVFGKTSLGNESVYNSGFALTKYIAQKYGEDKLRDVTKALGKFGNFTIDAAFKDVIGKDGNAIYNEWSSFLKSDYKKRSEKVVSNLVSGEQITKEGFGNFYPIFSKDGKKIYYISNKTSDYFGPAGIYEYDVETKKEKNIVSGVRSTFSFIPQQNKIIYAKISEDNENWYNVHDLFVYDLDNEDDTRLTHNLRANNPSVSNDGKKIVFVYQKDGTTNLGMVDIDAKNFKRLTFFENGEQVYNPKFSPDDSYIIFDYSYANTRDLAKVNSEGGNIEFILATENDERNPTFDKNGNIIYSSDETGIYNLYSLNSETKIKTKLTNVLGGAFMANISTNGDILYSGYTSSGYKIFKLDRSEQQKVIAGNDYVRLVNPPLDTDKPIGNINSFNISSLKNYEDKNTKGVEKQKYTGVFSRLTFFPFLRFDNYNTGNSFIEKFKPGVFVTSSDMLDRYSIFAGGSLNARMERDLFLVFDYRNKLPLLSSIGLKPEISLELYSISRKADVDVSFGADTLNNGTVNYDFIIPTDVSYNLFEFDFIIRHRLFSRDQNLQLKYAYSSYVATLGSFILPDENRTLYPTTKDNYFNGNNLEAKYTWHSIVPTKDDEINPVGLDVNLTYNYEFSDFNENGEYTIEDGILKPQYSNFNFHRLELKAGLYMPVFDSHTFNTTVRVGSILGPQQPDFFDFYLGGLIGMKAYPFYAVSGNELAWLNFTYRFPLFKNIDAKVGHLYIDKIFLSFNGDIGNAWNGDATKLDDFKKGVGAELRIQLNSYYLFPTSIFFNASYGFDQFERTVNKEIVKYGKEWNFYGGVLFGFEILNFNKSSRQR, from the coding sequence ATGAAATTATTAATCGCTTTATTTATTGTTGTTCTTAGTTCAAACATTTTTGCACAGTTCACGGAGTTTCATCCTGAACTTGATTGGTTTACAATTAAAGGCAAGCATGTTGAAGTTCACTTTCACGAAGGAGCAGAACGAACTGCTCAAGTAGTTCTAAAAATTGCAGATGAAGTTTGGGATCCCATTTGTAGCCTATATGATTATCAACCAGATATTGTTCATTTTGTTATAAAAGATATTGATGACTATTCTAACGGAGCGACATATTTTTTTGATAACAAAATTGAAATATGGACGAGCGCTTTAGACTTTGATTTGCGTGGTGCGCACAATTGGTTAAGAAATGTTATCTCTCACGAGTTTACCCACATGGTGCAAATTCAATCTGCAATGAAATTAAACCGAAGTGTGCCAGCCCTATTTTTACAAATCTTAGCTTATGAGGATGAACGAAGACCAGATATTCTTTATGGATTTCCAAATGTTGTTGTGTCGTATCCGCTTGCAACAATAAATGTTCCGGCATGGTTTGCTGAAGGAACTGCACAATATATGCGCAAAGAATTTAATTATGATAACTGGGATTCGCATCGCGATATGATTTTGCGTTCTTATGCCCTTGATAACAACATGTTATCCTGGAATGAAATGGGAGTATTTGGAAAAACAAGTTTGGGTAATGAATCTGTTTACAACTCTGGTTTTGCTCTAACAAAATATATCGCACAAAAGTATGGAGAAGATAAACTTCGTGATGTTACAAAAGCTCTTGGCAAGTTTGGTAATTTTACTATCGATGCTGCATTTAAAGATGTGATTGGTAAAGACGGCAACGCGATTTATAACGAGTGGAGTAGTTTTCTTAAAAGCGATTATAAAAAAAGAAGCGAAAAAGTTGTATCAAACTTAGTAAGTGGGGAGCAGATTACTAAAGAAGGTTTTGGAAACTTTTATCCAATTTTTTCTAAAGACGGTAAAAAAATCTATTACATATCGAATAAAACTTCAGATTATTTTGGTCCGGCTGGAATCTATGAATATGATGTAGAAACTAAAAAAGAAAAAAATATTGTTAGCGGTGTGCGATCAACGTTTTCATTTATTCCCCAACAAAATAAAATTATCTATGCAAAAATTTCTGAGGATAATGAAAACTGGTATAATGTTCACGATCTTTTTGTTTATGATTTAGATAATGAAGATGATACTCGTTTAACTCATAATCTTAGGGCCAATAATCCTTCGGTTTCCAACGATGGCAAAAAAATTGTTTTTGTTTATCAAAAAGATGGCACAACAAACCTTGGTATGGTTGATATTGATGCTAAGAACTTTAAACGGTTAACTTTTTTTGAAAACGGTGAACAGGTTTATAATCCAAAATTTTCACCAGATGATTCTTACATTATTTTTGATTACTCTTATGCTAACACTCGTGATTTGGCAAAGGTAAATTCTGAGGGTGGTAATATTGAATTTATTCTGGCTACAGAAAATGATGAACGAAATCCAACCTTTGATAAAAACGGAAATATTATTTATTCATCCGATGAAACCGGAATCTATAACCTCTATTCTTTGAATTCCGAAACAAAAATAAAAACCAAATTAACAAATGTACTTGGCGGTGCATTTATGGCTAATATCTCAACTAATGGTGATATCCTTTATTCAGGTTATACTTCTTCAGGTTATAAGATTTTTAAGTTAGATAGATCAGAGCAGCAAAAAGTTATTGCTGGTAATGATTATGTCCGATTGGTTAATCCACCTTTAGATACTGATAAACCAATAGGTAACATCAACAGTTTTAATATCTCCTCCTTAAAAAATTATGAAGACAAAAACACAAAGGGTGTTGAAAAACAAAAGTACACCGGTGTTTTCTCACGATTAACTTTTTTCCCATTCTTAAGATTTGATAATTATAACACAGGTAATTCGTTTATAGAAAAATTTAAACCCGGAGTTTTTGTAACATCGAGTGATATGCTGGATCGTTACTCGATATTTGCGGGCGGTTCTTTAAATGCAAGAATGGAAAGAGATTTATTTTTAGTTTTTGATTACAGAAATAAACTTCCGTTACTCAGTTCAATAGGTTTAAAACCCGAAATATCATTGGAACTATACAGCATTAGCCGTAAAGCAGATGTTGATGTTTCTTTTGGAGCAGATACGCTGAACAATGGAACAGTAAATTATGATTTTATAATTCCAACAGATGTTTCTTATAATCTTTTTGAGTTTGATTTTATTATTCGTCACAGACTTTTCTCAAGGGATCAAAATCTACAATTAAAGTATGCCTATAGCAGTTACGTTGCAACGCTTGGAAGCTTTATTCTTCCTGACGAAAATCGCACCTTATATCCTACAACCAAGGATAATTACTTTAATGGAAATAACCTAGAAGCCAAATACACTTGGCACTCCATTGTTCCAACAAAAGATGATGAAATTAATCCTGTTGGGTTAGATGTTAACCTAACTTACAATTATGAGTTTAGTGATTTTAATGAAAATGGAGAATACACAATTGAAGATGGAATCCTAAAACCACAATATTCTAATTTCAATTTCCATAGGCTAGAACTTAAAGCTGGTTTATATATGCCAGTTTTTGATTCACATACATTTAATACTACCGTGAGAGTTGGTTCAATACTAGGACCACAACAACCGGACTTTTTTGATTTTTACCTAGGGGGTTTGATTGGAATGAAAGCATATCCATTTTATGCAGTTAGTGGAAATGAACTTGCCTGGTTAAACTTTACTTACCGTTTTCCGTTATTTAAAAATATCGATGCCAAAGTCGGACATCTATACATAGATAAAATCTTTCTATCCTTTAATGGTGATATCGGTAATGCTTGGAATGGCGATGCAACTAAGTTGGATGATTTCAAAAAAGGTGTTGGGGCTGAGCTAAGAATTCAGTTAAACTCATATTATCTTTTTCCAACTAGCATTTTCTTTAATGCATCTTATGGATTTGATCAATTTGAAAGAACAGTTAATAAAGAGATTGTTAAGTATGGCAAAGAGTGGAACTTCTACGGTGGTGTTTTGTTTGGATTTGAGATACTTAATTTTAATAAGTCTTCAAGACAAAGGTAA
- the der gene encoding ribosome biogenesis GTPase Der — translation MKIPLIAIVGRPNVGKSTLFNRLIGKREAIVDDQSGVTRDRNYGEGDWCGKRFRLIDTGGYVPESSDLFETAIREQVEVAIEEADSIIFLVDVKSGVNPAEKVIVDMLRQSGKKYFLVVNKVDAQAHAVGAAEFYSLGVDMVYDISALSGRLTGDLLDDITKDFPDDDLIEADRRLKIAIVGRPNVGKSSLTNSLLGEGRSIVTDIPGTTRDSLDSVLKYYGDEIVLIDTAGLRKKKKVEESIEFFSNIRTFKAISESDVTVLMLDVQTGFEKQDQKIIDEVVRWRKGLVIAVNKWDLMEKETNTARDYENAIKEKLGTVDFAPLIFTSALTKQRIYKLIDLCKKVQAERSKKIPTSELNDSILPEIEKNPPPASPTGKEIRIKFINQVGDYYPIFLFFSNYPNHIPDHYRRFLERTIRRVYGFEGVPITVSFREK, via the coding sequence ATGAAAATACCTTTGATAGCAATAGTAGGCAGACCAAATGTTGGTAAATCAACTCTTTTTAACAGACTAATTGGCAAGCGAGAAGCCATTGTGGATGATCAAAGCGGAGTCACACGCGATCGAAACTATGGTGAAGGTGATTGGTGCGGAAAAAGGTTCCGTTTGATTGATACAGGCGGATATGTTCCGGAATCATCCGATTTGTTTGAAACTGCGATTAGAGAGCAAGTTGAGGTTGCAATAGAAGAAGCTGATTCAATTATTTTTTTAGTTGATGTTAAAAGTGGTGTAAACCCGGCTGAAAAGGTTATTGTTGATATGTTAAGGCAATCCGGTAAAAAATATTTTTTAGTTGTAAATAAAGTTGATGCTCAAGCTCATGCAGTTGGCGCTGCTGAATTTTATTCACTTGGTGTGGATATGGTTTATGATATTTCTGCCTTAAGTGGAAGATTAACCGGTGATTTGCTTGATGATATAACAAAAGATTTTCCGGATGACGATTTAATTGAGGCAGATAGAAGATTAAAAATTGCAATTGTTGGCAGACCCAATGTTGGCAAATCATCACTAACAAATTCTTTACTTGGGGAAGGAAGAAGTATTGTAACTGATATTCCGGGAACAACTCGAGATAGCCTTGATTCCGTATTAAAATATTACGGCGATGAAATTGTACTAATAGATACCGCTGGATTAAGAAAGAAAAAGAAAGTTGAAGAAAGTATTGAATTCTTTTCTAACATCAGAACCTTTAAAGCAATTAGTGAAAGTGATGTTACAGTTCTGATGCTTGATGTTCAAACCGGATTTGAAAAGCAAGATCAAAAAATTATTGATGAAGTTGTACGATGGAGAAAAGGATTGGTTATTGCAGTTAACAAATGGGATTTGATGGAAAAAGAAACCAACACAGCTCGCGATTATGAAAATGCAATTAAAGAAAAACTTGGCACTGTAGATTTTGCTCCGTTGATTTTCACCTCAGCATTAACCAAGCAAAGAATTTATAAGTTAATCGATTTATGCAAAAAAGTTCAGGCTGAACGATCAAAGAAAATTCCAACCTCAGAATTAAATGATTCGATACTTCCGGAGATTGAAAAAAATCCGCCACCGGCATCACCAACCGGTAAAGAAATCAGAATAAAATTTATAAACCAGGTTGGTGATTATTATCCCATATTTCTTTTTTTCTCTAATTATCCAAATCATATTCCGGATCATTACCGAAGATTTTTGGAAAGAACAATAAGAAGAGTATATGGTTTTGAAGGTGTTCCAATTACCGTAAGTTTTAGAGAAAAATAA
- a CDS encoding BMC domain-containing protein, producing MSNSIGLIESKGLVALIEAADVILKNSPVKILGIHKLENGLVTLAVSGDSEYVKTAIESGTEAGRRVGEIYSFSVVDNPSKVLLDIFSDLFPTDEESKTLNETDSVTKIISSDQILNKNSNNIPTTNVKPKTESKREKSKPLQVTKITPIHKVLKSKDQSNQENKIKDNSSTIKVEDVKTEFDKTSEEIDKETETTKPISTIERLRIEALGLGSKENKTNDIGAQSKKKKEKANNKIQLNEKSEINFDAISQMNVHKLRHYARAFPNFPIKGREISRANRNELVELFKNIKNN from the coding sequence ATGTCAAACTCAATTGGATTAATAGAATCAAAAGGACTTGTCGCTTTAATTGAAGCAGCAGATGTGATACTTAAAAATTCCCCAGTAAAAATTTTAGGTATACATAAACTTGAGAACGGTTTAGTAACTTTAGCAGTAAGTGGTGATTCAGAATACGTAAAAACCGCAATCGAAAGTGGGACTGAGGCCGGCAGGCGAGTGGGAGAAATTTATTCATTTTCCGTTGTCGATAATCCTAGCAAAGTTTTATTAGATATTTTTAGTGATTTGTTTCCTACTGATGAAGAATCTAAAACATTAAATGAAACTGATTCTGTTACGAAGATAATTTCGAGTGATCAAATATTAAATAAAAATTCTAATAACATTCCAACTACAAATGTAAAACCAAAAACTGAATCTAAACGTGAAAAATCTAAACCATTGCAAGTAACAAAAATCACTCCGATCCATAAAGTCCTTAAATCTAAGGATCAATCAAATCAGGAAAATAAAATAAAAGATAATTCATCAACGATAAAAGTTGAAGATGTTAAAACAGAATTTGATAAAACTAGTGAAGAGATTGATAAAGAAACAGAAACAACGAAACCAATAAGCACTATCGAACGGTTACGTATTGAAGCGCTTGGATTAGGAAGCAAAGAAAATAAAACAAACGATATAGGGGCACAATCTAAAAAGAAAAAAGAAAAAGCAAATAATAAAATTCAGTTAAATGAAAAAAGTGAAATTAATTTTGATGCCATTAGCCAGATGAACGTACATAAGCTTAGACATTATGCAAGAGCATTTCCCAATTTCCCCATTAAGGGCAGAGAAATTTCTCGCGCAAACAGGAATGAACTTGTTGAATTGTTTAAAAATATTAAGAATAATTAA
- a CDS encoding bifunctional (p)ppGpp synthetase/guanosine-3',5'-bis(diphosphate) 3'-pyrophosphohydrolase: protein MAVENPKYQKMLDNLINVCKNNLAVVNAGLIAKAFELSLEAHKHDIRASGEPYFTHPYEVAMIVAEEFPLDDVTIVTALLHDVVEDTEYTIEFMTREFGKEVSEIIDGVTKISGIFRGHEITKAENYRKLLLSMVKDVRVILVKFADRLHNMRTLEFVNPDKQRRIAQETLEIYAPFANRFGLGKVKWELEDLSFKYLNKEAYEELARKLKAKRKDRESYIKKFADPITKKLDEANIKFELSGRAKHLYSIYRKMVRRNKPFEEIYDLFAIRIILDTQNRNDCYTTLGVVNQIYLPVPDRFKDYISIPKTNNYQSIHTTVVGLLGRLVEVQIRTKQMHEVAEKGVAAHWRYKENKTATDGELEAWVNWIRDVFENASRDDQKKDVMESFKLNLYQDEIYVFTPKGDLRRLPVGSTPVDFAFDIHSKVGFHCIGAKIDGKIVPLDTKLHSGDQVEIISSKNQHPNKSWIKFVQTHKAKNEIRKWLNKEEQSVVEKGMEIWEKKIKKMKLSFTPDDVLKIAHSNKFDNSRQFFRAIAQSSVNIDEVLTATTQKDDKEFEKEVEFQKFAKISRNEIGGILVDGKKSGILYTYAKCCNPIPGDPVIGYITVGEGIKIHRKSCGNLISLSSTDTSKLVDVQWPEAEGSLFVAGITIRGKDRPGILNDISHSIVSFQNTNIKSININTSDSAFEGSVTLYVNNLDHLNRMMERLKRLTGIYAVERFESN, encoded by the coding sequence ATGGCTGTCGAAAATCCTAAATACCAAAAAATGCTGGATAACCTGATAAATGTTTGTAAGAATAATCTTGCTGTCGTTAATGCAGGATTAATTGCAAAAGCATTTGAGTTAAGTTTAGAAGCGCACAAGCACGATATTCGTGCATCAGGTGAGCCATATTTTACTCATCCTTATGAAGTTGCGATGATTGTTGCGGAAGAGTTTCCGCTTGATGATGTTACTATTGTTACTGCTCTGCTTCACGATGTTGTGGAAGATACTGAATACACGATTGAATTTATGACACGTGAATTTGGTAAAGAAGTTTCTGAAATAATAGATGGAGTTACTAAGATCAGTGGGATATTTCGTGGACATGAAATTACTAAAGCAGAGAATTATCGAAAACTATTACTTTCGATGGTTAAAGATGTTCGAGTGATTCTAGTAAAGTTTGCTGATCGATTACACAATATGCGAACATTAGAATTTGTAAATCCGGATAAGCAGCGCAGAATAGCACAAGAAACTTTAGAAATATATGCTCCTTTTGCTAATCGTTTTGGATTAGGAAAAGTTAAATGGGAGCTTGAAGATTTATCATTCAAATATCTTAACAAAGAAGCCTACGAAGAACTTGCCAGAAAATTAAAAGCCAAACGTAAAGACAGAGAATCGTACATTAAAAAATTTGCTGATCCAATCACTAAAAAGCTGGATGAAGCAAACATAAAATTTGAATTAAGCGGAAGAGCAAAACATCTTTACAGTATTTATCGTAAGATGGTAAGACGTAACAAACCATTTGAAGAAATTTATGATCTGTTTGCAATAAGAATTATTCTGGATACACAAAACAGAAATGACTGCTACACAACACTAGGAGTTGTTAATCAAATATATTTACCTGTTCCAGATAGATTTAAAGATTACATTTCCATCCCTAAAACAAATAATTATCAATCAATTCACACTACTGTTGTAGGACTTTTAGGTAGATTGGTTGAAGTGCAAATTCGTACAAAGCAAATGCATGAAGTTGCTGAAAAGGGAGTTGCAGCACATTGGCGTTACAAAGAAAATAAAACTGCGACCGATGGTGAACTTGAAGCATGGGTAAACTGGATTAGAGATGTTTTTGAAAATGCTTCGCGCGATGATCAGAAAAAAGATGTGATGGAGAGTTTTAAATTAAATCTTTACCAGGATGAAATTTATGTTTTTACTCCCAAAGGCGATTTGAGGAGATTACCTGTTGGATCAACACCAGTTGATTTTGCATTTGACATTCACAGTAAAGTTGGATTTCATTGCATTGGCGCAAAGATAGATGGAAAGATTGTACCACTTGACACAAAACTGCACAGCGGCGATCAGGTTGAAATAATTAGTTCCAAAAATCAACATCCAAACAAAAGCTGGATAAAGTTTGTACAGACACACAAAGCAAAAAATGAAATCAGAAAATGGTTGAACAAAGAAGAGCAATCTGTTGTTGAAAAAGGAATGGAAATCTGGGAAAAGAAGATAAAAAAAATGAAACTTTCTTTTACTCCAGATGATGTTTTAAAAATTGCCCACTCCAATAAATTTGATAACTCAAGACAATTCTTTAGAGCGATTGCACAAAGCTCTGTAAATATTGATGAAGTGCTAACTGCAACTACTCAAAAAGATGATAAGGAATTTGAGAAAGAAGTTGAATTTCAAAAGTTTGCTAAAATTTCAAGGAATGAAATTGGCGGAATTTTAGTTGATGGAAAAAAGTCTGGAATACTTTATACTTATGCAAAGTGCTGCAATCCAATTCCCGGTGATCCTGTTATCGGATATATAACTGTTGGAGAAGGAATTAAAATTCACCGTAAATCTTGCGGAAATTTAATTTCCTTATCATCTACTGATACAAGTAAATTGGTTGACGTGCAGTGGCCCGAAGCGGAAGGCTCATTATTTGTGGCTGGAATTACAATTCGTGGTAAAGATAGACCTGGAATTTTAAATGATATTTCTCATTCAATTGTTTCATTTCAAAATACAAATATTAAATCCATAAATATTAATACCAGTGATTCTGCTTTTGAGGGAAGTGTGACTTTATATGTAAATAATCTTGATCATTTAAACAGGATGATGGAAAGACTAAAACGATTAACAGGAATTTATGCTGTTGAAAGATTTGAGAGCAATTAG
- the tmk gene encoding dTMP kinase gives MFITFEGIDFCGKSTQVKLLKDYLVEQNKEVYLIREPGGTEISEKIREILLDKKNNAMVMETEIFLFSASRAQLVREVIRPFLQKGYYVISDRFHDSSTAYQGFGRGLSVDAILNIHHLAIGNTIPDITFFIDIPNEIASERKRSVSHSDLDRIEVSDNTFYERVREGYLYLSKKEKRFRVIDGTQNIKEINEQIINAIKSLEGNK, from the coding sequence ATGTTCATAACTTTTGAAGGAATAGATTTCTGTGGAAAATCCACCCAAGTAAAATTATTGAAGGATTACCTTGTAGAACAAAACAAAGAAGTTTATTTAATTAGAGAACCAGGCGGAACGGAAATTTCTGAAAAGATAAGGGAAATTCTGCTTGATAAAAAAAATAACGCTATGGTTATGGAAACAGAAATATTTTTGTTCTCAGCAAGTAGGGCGCAGTTAGTTAGAGAAGTTATTCGTCCGTTTTTGCAAAAAGGATACTATGTAATTTCAGATCGATTTCACGATTCATCAACTGCATATCAAGGATTTGGGAGAGGTTTGTCTGTTGATGCTATTCTCAATATTCATCATCTTGCAATCGGAAATACAATACCCGATATTACATTCTTTATCGATATTCCAAATGAAATTGCTAGTGAACGAAAACGCAGTGTTTCACATTCAGATTTGGATAGAATTGAAGTATCGGATAATACTTTTTACGAAAGAGTAAGAGAAGGCTATCTTTACTTGTCAAAGAAAGAAAAACGTTTTAGAGTTATTGACGGTACACAGAATATCAAAGAGATAAATGAACAGATTATTAATGCAATCAAATC
- a CDS encoding BMC domain-containing protein yields the protein MVFESLGVFETSSVSSSLKALEGIQKEKLVNIIGKKLLGDGIVTIFLRGDLGAIKRAIVYGADAIVSTNEFRSSHVIPLPHKNLFSIVGVKK from the coding sequence ATGGTTTTTGAGTCTTTAGGTGTTTTTGAAACAAGTAGCGTATCTTCATCCTTAAAAGCTTTAGAAGGTATTCAGAAAGAAAAACTTGTGAATATTATCGGAAAGAAGCTTTTAGGTGATGGAATAGTTACAATATTTTTAAGAGGTGATTTGGGAGCAATCAAACGTGCGATTGTTTATGGAGCAGATGCGATTGTTTCAACAAATGAATTTCGAAGCTCACACGTGATTCCGCTTCCTCATAAAAATTTGTTTTCCATTGTTGGAGTAAAAAAATAA
- the upp gene encoding uracil phosphoribosyltransferase, with protein sequence MKKNFYLIDHPIIKRDVTILRDKSTDAENFRAALQRVSNILAVELSKEFSLTKTEVESPLEKTEGAKLTHDVILVPVLRAGLGMVNGFLQIIPEAKVGHIGLQRDEETLKPIEYYYKVPKHLETAEVVMLDPMLATGGSAAEALKYLKKRGASKLVFACLVASPEGIEKIESEHPDVKIFAAALDRELNNKGYILPGLGDAGDRTFGTL encoded by the coding sequence ATGAAAAAAAACTTTTATTTGATTGATCATCCAATAATTAAGCGTGATGTTACGATATTAAGAGATAAAAGTACTGACGCAGAAAATTTTCGAGCTGCGTTACAAAGGGTATCAAATATTTTAGCTGTTGAGCTTTCAAAAGAATTTAGTTTGACTAAAACTGAAGTGGAATCCCCTCTTGAAAAAACAGAAGGTGCGAAGCTTACGCACGATGTTATTCTTGTTCCGGTTTTAAGGGCTGGATTAGGAATGGTAAATGGTTTTCTTCAAATAATTCCAGAAGCAAAAGTTGGACACATTGGTTTACAGCGAGATGAAGAAACACTGAAACCGATTGAATATTATTATAAAGTACCCAAGCATTTAGAAACGGCTGAAGTCGTGATGCTTGATCCTATGCTTGCAACAGGTGGTAGTGCAGCGGAGGCTTTAAAATATCTGAAGAAGAGGGGCGCTTCAAAATTAGTTTTCGCTTGTCTTGTTGCTTCGCCAGAAGGAATTGAAAAAATAGAATCTGAACATCCCGATGTTAAAATATTTGCAGCTGCATTGGATCGAGAGCTAAACAACAAAGGTTATATTCTTCCCGGATTAGGTGATGCTGGTGATAGAACTTTCGGCACGCTTTAA
- a CDS encoding tetratricopeptide repeat protein produces MIELSARFNKKNIFLFFLFIFLQNNFGQVYPDKTVHKILKSGINLIINQKYDEAEKLFDQLDKTRKDIPLGKIYLAAVHISKSYDYQEPYDDDLIIKYLEGAKKISERLLHNDPKNIWNNYFLALTEGYIAYYDALRESWLQAFSTGLSSVSGFEDCLEIDEKFYESLIAIGSFKFWKSNKTEFINWLPFIDDEKDLGIKYLQNAIKYSGYNSHLAIHSLIWIYVEQKDFEAAEKVAELALKNYPNSRIFKWGLARAYEEIDPAKSITLYKEILKSYPKNLNSNKINEVTLKHIIAQQLVKIEKQNEALKICDEILTITDYSKFEFDNVKDRLERVRTLKKELIRN; encoded by the coding sequence GTGATAGAACTTTCGGCACGCTTTAACAAAAAAAACATTTTCCTTTTCTTTCTATTTATTTTCTTACAAAATAATTTTGGACAAGTCTATCCTGATAAAACTGTTCATAAAATTTTAAAATCAGGAATCAATTTAATAATTAATCAAAAGTACGATGAAGCAGAAAAACTTTTTGATCAATTGGATAAAACAAGAAAAGATATTCCACTTGGTAAAATATATCTTGCCGCAGTTCATATCTCAAAATCTTATGATTATCAGGAACCATACGATGATGATCTTATTATAAAATATCTTGAGGGTGCAAAAAAAATATCTGAAAGACTACTGCATAATGATCCTAAAAATATCTGGAACAATTATTTTCTTGCATTAACTGAAGGCTATATCGCTTATTATGATGCACTGCGTGAGAGTTGGCTGCAAGCTTTTTCAACTGGTTTGAGTTCGGTTTCCGGATTTGAAGACTGTTTAGAGATTGATGAAAAATTTTATGAATCTTTAATTGCTATCGGAAGTTTTAAATTTTGGAAAAGCAACAAAACGGAATTTATCAATTGGCTGCCTTTTATAGATGATGAAAAAGATCTAGGTATTAAATATCTACAGAATGCAATTAAGTATTCAGGGTATAATTCACATCTAGCAATCCATTCTTTAATATGGATATATGTTGAACAAAAAGATTTTGAAGCCGCTGAAAAAGTTGCAGAGTTAGCACTTAAAAACTATCCAAATTCAAGAATATTTAAATGGGGGTTAGCACGTGCATACGAAGAGATCGATCCCGCCAAATCAATAACTTTATACAAAGAAATATTAAAGTCTTATCCTAAAAATTTAAACTCAAACAAGATTAACGAAGTTACCCTTAAACATATTATTGCTCAGCAATTAGTTAAGATAGAAAAACAGAACGAGGCTCTAAAAATCTGTGATGAAATTTTAACGATTACCGATTACTCAAAATTTGAATTCGACAATGTAAAGGATAGACTAGAAAGAGTTCGAACTTTAAAAAAAGAACTTATACGCAACTAA